The window TACGATTCCGATTCCCTGGCGCAACTCAACAAAGGGAAGGCCGAACCAATGGGGAGTAACTCCGGCTTGCCAGCATGCCCGGGTGTTCGTGAAAATTTCCTGCATAACGCCTGTGATGACGGTTCGCAGGACGTCACTGCCACCAACATTTGTTCCTCCATCTCTCCAGAGAGTCTCAAGCATGAGAATCAGCTGGAAAAAATTTTTCTGCAGAGGCTTATTGACCGGATGATCCGGTTCGTCTCTCCCTGTATAGCTCTCTGGAAGGTCTTTGTTCTTTATTCGTATAAAACGTCCGAAATGGGAATAGCCATTATACGGATTTGGTCCTTCAGGATTGCTTGCAAAACGGTAGTAGGGAGGAACAGGAAAATTTTTTTCTGTCCAGGGGGGAGGGGCGAGATCTTCATTAAAGAGATGGCCTTCTCCCTGGTTGACGATAGCCTGGATGGCATCCTGTGCCTTTTGGTAGCTGTCAATGGTTTGGCAGAAATTTTGCTTATCCCATTGGCTTTGCTGGTATTTTGTATCCCAGCTGAACTGTTTAGTACCGACCCGGTTGATACCAACCACCAGGGCATCGTACATTTCTCCGATAGAATGGTAAGGATACTTTGGTTGGGTGTGGTTTACATCTTTACGGAGCTGGGCCTGTTCCGGGGTCTCGATATCCAGCATAGTATCGAGGGTCGTATCATTCATCGGCCCTAAAGTGGCATTCAGAAAACAGCATTCTCCGGTTTCTGGATTATAGGGGCAGATGTACGGGATGTCAGAGCCATATTGGGGAGGCTTGAAATTCGGGACTGTATCCAGCGCAAGGCAAAGATTGGCTGCCAGCTGAAGATGCAGCATCTCCTCCATAATAACGCTGTGAATAATTTGCACGGCCTCACACTGCTCTTCTTTGATGGAGCACAATGCTGTGATATAAAAGGGCAATGTGTAGAATTCCACAGCGACTGCGGCCTGAGCATGGGCCTGGACAAGTTCTTTTGTCCATATTTTTGCAGTTCCTGATGCGTTCATAACTCATGACCTCCTGGATGCAGGAAAGGCATTTGCTGGATACTCTGATAAAAGCAGGGGTGCGACAAAGGACGTTATTTTGCCGAGAGAAAAGGCGATAAAAAAAAGAAGGCGATGTTCA is drawn from Candidatus Electrothrix aestuarii and contains these coding sequences:
- a CDS encoding ferritin-like domain-containing protein, which translates into the protein MNASGTAKIWTKELVQAHAQAAVAVEFYTLPFYITALCSIKEEQCEAVQIIHSVIMEEMLHLQLAANLCLALDTVPNFKPPQYGSDIPYICPYNPETGECCFLNATLGPMNDTTLDTMLDIETPEQAQLRKDVNHTQPKYPYHSIGEMYDALVVGINRVGTKQFSWDTKYQQSQWDKQNFCQTIDSYQKAQDAIQAIVNQGEGHLFNEDLAPPPWTEKNFPVPPYYRFASNPEGPNPYNGYSHFGRFIRIKNKDLPESYTGRDEPDHPVNKPLQKNFFQLILMLETLWRDGGTNVGGSDVLRTVITGVMQEIFTNTRACWQAGVTPHWFGLPFVELRQGIGIV